In Alphaproteobacteria bacterium, the sequence GATCGGCGCAGGCGACGCAAACATTGTCGCGCGGGGATAACGCGATCAATCGCGGATCGTCGGCAACGCCCATCGAATCACCCGTTCAGCATCGGCGTGCGCAGCCCGGCGCGGCGCGCGGTTTCGCGTGCGATCGGATAACCCGCATCGGCGTGGCGCACCACGCCGATCGCCGGATCGGCGTAGAGGCAGCGCGAGATGCGGTCTGCGGCGGAATCGCTGCCGTCGGCGACGATCGTCATGCCGGCGGAGATCGAGCCGCCCATGCCGCTGCCCCCGCCTTGATGGATCGTCACGAGATCGGCGCCATTGGCGACATTGGCAAGCGCGTTGAGCAGCGGCCAATCGGCAACGGCGTCGCTGCCGTCGAGCATGCCTTCGGTTTCGCGCGTGGGCTGGGCGACCGATCCGGTGTCCAGATGGTCGCGCGACATCGCAACCGGGCCCTTCAACTTGCCGGTCCGCACCATGTCATTGAGGATCAGGCCGAACTTGTCGCGTTCGCCCAAGCCCAGCCAGCAGGTGCGCGACGGCAGGCCCTGGATCGGCACACGGGTTTCGGCGATATCGAACCAGGTATTGAGCTGTTCGTCGGCCGGGAAGGCGGCGCGCGCGGCGGCATCGGTCGCTTTCAGATCGTCGGGATCGCCCGACAGGCAGACCCAACGGAAGGGCCCGCGCCCGGCGCTGAAACTGTCGCGGATATAAAGCGGCACGAAGCCTTGCATGTCGAAGGCATCGTCCACGCCCGCTTCCTTGGCGTGGCCGCGCAAATTGTTGCCGTATTCGAAAATCGTGGCGCCTTTCGCCTTGAAGGCCAACAGTGCCCGCATATGCCGGCCCATCGCTGCCATGCTGGCGGTGATATACGCCTTGGGATCACGATTGCGGAATTCGATCGCAGCAGCGACATCGTAGCCGTCGGGGATATAGCCGTTGAGCGGATCATGCGCCGAGGTCTGGTCGGTGACGGCGGCGGGGACGAGGCCGAGCTTCAACAATGTTTCGAGCGACGTGGCCGCGTGGCCGACGACGCCGATCCCCAGCGTTTCACCGCGTGCGGCCGCGTCTTCCGCCAGACGTTTGGCTTCTTCGAGCGACCCAGTTTTCACGTCGCAATAGCCGGTGGCGATGCGTCGATCGATGCGCGCGGGGTCGATCTCAATCGCGATGCACACGCCGCCCGCCATCTTGACGGCCAGCGGCT encodes:
- the hutU gene encoding urocanate hydratase, encoding MTDLINEPIELGRGPELRCKGWRQEGLLRMLENTLTNGEKPQQLIVYGGSGRVARDWNCYRRIVETLKNLADDETLLIQSGKPVAVFRTASTAPRVITANTNLVGKWATWEHYRELERRGLMMYGQYTAGTWAYIGTQGILQGTYETFAACGKRFGAQGLKGKILVTAGLGGMGGAQPLAVKMAGGVCIAIEIDPARIDRRIATGYCDVKTGSLEEAKRLAEDAAARGETLGIGVVGHAATSLETLLKLGLVPAAVTDQTSAHDPLNGYIPDGYDVAAAIEFRNRDPKAYITASMAAMGRHMRALLAFKAKGATIFEYGNNLRGHAKEAGVDDAFDMQGFVPLYIRDSFSAGRGPFRWVCLSGDPDDLKATDAAARAAFPADEQLNTWFDIAETRVPIQGLPSRTCWLGLGERDKFGLILNDMVRTGKLKGPVAMSRDHLDTGSVAQPTRETEGMLDGSDAVADWPLLNALANVANGADLVTIHQGGGSGMGGSISAGMTIVADGSDSAADRISRCLYADPAIGVVRHADAGYPIARETARRAGLRTPMLNG